One Glycine soja cultivar W05 chromosome 7, ASM419377v2, whole genome shotgun sequence genomic window, TTTATTTATATTACAGCGGTCAACAAAGTTTatgttgaatttattttaacgtAACTTTAAACTATTAATCAGTTAGAAGTGTCTATAAGTACTGCAATCACCTaagaattatttgttttatttaccataaaaaggataaaattaacAAGTGTTGATGTTAATCTACTGAAATAAGTTGGTGGAATTTGTTAGAAATAGGTGAAACTATGTGCTGATTTTCATGACTGACTTATTGTGGTGGGGTTTGGTATGGACTTTTCAGTACGAACAAATTTAGATTCTTCTTAATTATATGCATCGTAAAGAATAAAATGGAAGCGTGTCGGTGTTGTTGAGGCTGGCAGCAACGTAGGCAACCTGTTTTTAACTGCGGCAAAACGTGTGAAGTTTCAGTTTGAATTACCTACCAGACATGGATTCATGATTACATGTCCGTGTCTTTTTTCTATTCGGCTGATCGAAACATGGATTCAAAACTAATCTTCTgagcaattttaatttaaaggatGTGAATCTCTTTCGTTGAGACCAACGAATTAATTGGtgtgatatattttaatatgataaaaaggATCGTCAGTTCAtcgtttaataataaattattatttacgatcaatttattaacttttactaAATTATATTAAGAGTTACATAAACTATAATATGTTATTAGATGACACTAAAAAACTATTGTGTATTGAGTATATCATcattaaattcaaaacaaattatCCTACTATCTAATATGATTTATTGCGTTATTAACATatctttcattaattataaaaattaaaacatgctATACACTTCattacataataatatatttttaaaaattcacactTTATTAAAATctaactatttttaatttttttctggtTGAAAGGGTAAATAATCGGGTTCTAACTCAAGTATGAAGAATTTTTTGACAAATAGACTTTTCAAGTTAGGTCTACCAACATACAATCTCTCTCATTCTTGGACAATGGTATCAAAATCCATATCGAAGGGAAGGTCTATATGCCCAAAACTGGAGATTATAAGACCCAAAAtagtaatagaaaaaaaaaggagtcaAACAAAAGAATGCCAATAAATGAAAGCAAGATTTGTGTTATCTGAAGCTCAAACTTAAAATACAAGTTCAAGTTGGACATTGAAAGACAAGTTGCAACCAGAGCGCCATACATCCATAGCATCAAGGTGTTTTTAGACAAACAGGTCAGCTAAAGTCACTAACACTCGGACAAGAATTCATACACAAATTCTTCCTTTTTTAGAAGAATCCAAACACTAATTCTAACAAGAGGTTCTTGGGAAATCTGAGAATTAAGGGTTTATTTGACTGTGGAATCCGAAAGTGAAAACATGCTCcccttatatttttctttttcatttaaatgaacttgaatgataataaaataagctGTTGTCAAATTTTCATAATCAGCAAGATCTCCAATTCTTTATTTGATTAGTTAAACAAGTCAGTTTTAATCAAAGACAAACTAAACAAAGTACAATtgttattaaatcatttttcattacatataattttttaaatagaggAATGTTAGCAACATTCTTCTCAAAGACTATTTCTTTAATTGGTTAGaatctattaaaaataattaattttggtaagttttgtttctcatttaatataaattaggaGAAAATCATTACAAaacttactaaaaaaaaatggagtgtAACTTACATTTCTCATTTAGATATTTAAAAGTAACGTGATATACTACATTTAGAGGcatgcaaaaaaacaaaaaaacggttttaattgaattgtaatcaaaattatttttttccgaactagttcaagaaaaaaaaagttcactattttataaaactaatttggttaaccaaattaattttcacttaaatattttttttatttaaaaaaaaatagttcaaaaaccTATTCAAAACTAGTTCAAACCAATTTTTAAAACCAGTTTGATTTTGAACCTGTTTCTAAATCAGTTTGACTATTTGGTATAAAATCGAACCGAGTAAAACAGTTTAAAACTAGTTTGATTCGATTTTTTTACCGAATTAATTTTTGCACACCCCTAATTACTTTTTCCTTATTATTTGTGATATCCATCCTCTTTGATTACCCTTGAGAAAGCTTCCGCCAAGAAAACcataagaccaaaaaaaaaacgcaATGAACGCATGGTTCAAGTCAAATAGTTCTTAGTAAAAACTATATTCAACCAGTTCTGTTTTCTGTGCATGGCACACCATCCGCAAATAACAAAATCTTTCAATAAACCATTGTAGAAGTGAAAAAACTTAGAAAGTGATAACACACCTTGGTAAGAAATGTGATCAGAGAGTATTCTCAACATTCTAAAAAAAGAATTGAGTTAAAAGACAAACTAATAAGCTATATTCGCATTGTGATGCTGCCACACCATAATTTAGAAAAGGTTTGAGAAGTTTCAACGGTAAAACTTAACGACATCAAAACGGAAAAAATAAGCATGCTTCTAGATTCCCTATGCGTTGAGAAAAAACCTCACTTTAAAATTGTAATGCAACTATACATGCATGAgaagtaatattttataaattcactTGTACACGGCTGGtagggagagaaaaaataaacaagcaaACAAATACAAATTCCAATAAGTATTCAAGTTCAAACCATAAACTTAACTATCTATGATCTCTTGCCACCTACATCACTATTtttataacatgttttgttgagatacaaatataataacgcagcaaatgatattttaatactAATACCTCGGAATATGTAATTACAGACACGTGTCACAAGGACAATTGGTCAACACACTCTGCAGTCTGAAAGAAGGGAAGAATGATTTTGGAATTTACATGTTGGATGATTCCTTTGAGTGAGAAGATCGAGTATTCAGTAGAGGCTGTAGAGCTTTCACTATAATGCTCATATTTGGCCGAAACTCAGCTTCATATTGCACACACAATGCAGCAACAGCAGCCATCtattacaaaatacaaaaacaattaaatgaaatgaaaagtattaacatttttctctcaaataatttatgtagttggcaaggaaaaataaaaaaggtcaaAATAACATAtagcacattttttttaaagcttaTTAAGAATAGAATCGAAAGTTTGCAAGCAAAATGTACAAAAGCAAGTGTTTTGGAATATCATTGTTGGAACTAAAGACAATATATATTCCATTTCCAGAATATAGCCTAATTACCTTTGCAACTGACTTTGAAGGGTACTCTCCCTTTAGTCTAACATCAACACACTGCTTCACCTTATCTTCACTAAGCTTTGGTGTTGCCTGATAAAATCCAATGAACAAAATCAGAATGTGTAAAATCAAAAAATTGAAAggggaagaaaacacaaaaataattatcaacagAACAGCAACAAGTAAATATTGGTACCCAAGTCACAAGGCTTTGCTGTCCTCTGGGTAGTGTATGATCAACCGGTTTACGTCCGGTTAAGAGTTCCAGTAATATAACTCCAAAGCTATAAACATCACTTTTTGAAGTGAGTTGTCCAGTCATTGCATATctgtcataaaaaaatcaagccCAATAAGTTCTAAAAAGCCACAACTTATGTAAAGAGAGACAATGAGCCAACTTTATAATTGGCTGTAAAGTGGATTGAAGTTCAGTACAACACTGTCCAAAGATATTACTAATTTACAATTAATCAGTTTCATGTTTACTCAACtataattttcatattcttttGTTCCAATTTTCCATCTTTCAACTAAGGCAGAAATTCTTCTATTTAAAAGTCTTCTGTATGTGAAAAAACAAGCATGCACTGAGAAAAAGGATCAAACAAGTATATTAGGCTTCCAGGAATAACTTACTCTGGAGCATGGTAACCAAAGGTCCCAAGAACACGGGTAGAATGAAGACGTGCTGCTGCATCAGGGGCTTGATTTGACAAATCAAAATCAGCAATCTTCGCAacgtcatcatcaaaaagaagTATGTTACTAGACTTAATGTAACGATGGATGATATGAATCTCTGCCTTTTCATGAAGATATTCAAGTCCCCTGGCTGCTCCAACAGCAATTTTAACTCTCTGAGCCCATGAGAGAACTGGACCAGGTTGTGCACCCTTGACACCTTTGCGTCCTGTATCcacaattataataaaattgcatatcataatgaagaaattaatggGATGTGTGCGTACAGAGCAGCTTCAATGCTATGGGCAAAAGAACTTGAAGAGCTTTTCATGCCGTTTTCATCCAATCAGTAAAGATTAAAAGATTAGTGGGTGAACATATGCATAAAAACATCTGATTGATGGTATAATTTCAAAGCTGTTAAGTTTCATTTCCAAGGAGGATGGCATGCTTTCAATCTCACAGGCTAAACCAGTTACAAGTTTCTATAGAAAATCAGCCAGCATTAatcttaaaattacattaataaaaGTAAGTTTGAATATATCTGTGTGCAGAAAAAGAGAGATAATACAGTACTAGTTAGGACTAACCATGTAGAATATCATGAAGGGATCCTTTAGGAGCATACTCATAGGCAAGGGCACGGAAAGGACCATCAACACAATAGTTAACAAGCTCAACAACGTTTTCATGCTTTAGCCTTGATACGATGGAGACCTATACAAGATGGGAATCAGAAGTACTGAATAGAAACATATTCCCTTTTACAATCTTATCATTAAAAGTTTACAACTACAATTGAGCCAAACCTGAGAAAGAAATTCCTGCTCTGGCTGATTACTGGAATCTAACTTTTTGATTACCACTGCACGCCCATTTTTCAATGTGGCTTGATATACTTTCCCATATGCACCCTCACCAATGAAACATTTTGAGCCAAAATTATCTGTCAAAGGCTTCAACTCATCTACTGTAATTGAAGGGACACCAATAGGTTGAACATTTATAGTCCGAGGAGCAGTTACTGCTGCGTGTCTTCCATGATAACTGGGGTTCCCTGCATTGTATTAACAAAATTCCAGACTTATGAAGTGCTAACAGAAgtataaatatacaattaataCAATCACTTAAACTACAGACTGAGTGGAGCACTAAATGTAGACTTTGGACAGGCCATTTTCAGAACATCTCAATTTAGAAGGTGGTCACTTGAGAAtggcacaaaaaaaatataagaaatgtgTGAAATGTCAATGACAGCAAGATCATATTGttgttgtataggaatttgtaCAGACTGTAGACACAAAGCATGAACCTTGCGTTTCAAATCACGACAATGActtgtataaaattaaatataagatgcaattgtaaaacaaaaaattttaaagaacGAAAAAAGACTGGAAATAGCAGATTACCAGTAGGAGTGCTTTGCATGAAAGGTCCTCTGTCAGCAACTGTGACACTATCATCTCCTTTGCAGAAGCCAAAGCAACCCATGATCCTCTATTCTGTAGGTAAGTTTCAATATGAGCTGTTAAGTCACTGAAAGAAGTATAAATAAGACTAGGCACACTTTCCCTGAGGATAAACAACAACAGacataaacaaaagaaaagaaccaATCAACCACCTATGCAAATGTATTTAGGTTGTTATCTCATGCTAGTGTATATACAATTGCCTTAAGTGGATCAGATAGCAGCCATTTTTATTGCACATACTTCTAGGAGAACTTTGAAGTTCTCACACTGTGGAATCACCTTTTCGGCATTTCTGATAAACTCAACTTTTGATCAATGATCATTTGCTTTTTGGGACAAAACATTGATCGTTATAACTGTTCAGATTTTCAAATGATGAGAGTATCGAAAGCAATTCATAAATTGACagaattttttcatcttttttccctTTAATCGTATAACTAAAtagtcattttaattttgcaaAACAAATAAAGCACTAGGAACACAAACATAAATAGCACCATTAGAAAACTATAGACAAGGACAAGGAAATAGAATTTAGAGATGAACTAATATGCTATTTGTCAGTAACTTCGCAgcaacattataaaataaaatcaaagagaagaaaaatactcaGGCTGGAGCACAAAGGGAATAATAAGAAAAGTAGCCACTATCGGCTAAGGTTTTTTTCCGTTCACATGGGCATTTAACAAATATGTACAAATAAAGGACACACATTCCTATTAATCTGCTGTTGCATGACAGAACACCAAATTAGTTACATGCAAATTAGTCAAAGTGCAAACAGAAACACCAACAAATGAATTAAacttcagaagaagaaaaatcactAACCATCCCCACAAATCAAAACCAACAGTGGCACATTATATTATCCCCAATAAATAAATGTGGTGAAACCAAATTTCACTTTCAAAAAACgattaaaaacaaagaaaccaGAAAGGTTTACGGTTACATTCTATTAGTCTCAAATTTCGGAAAGCCAGAAagtataaaatttcttatttctaCTATTTATATCTTTAACCGTTAAGTGTAAACCCTAAAAAGGTAACCGGTCAAACAAAAAACAAGCATGCATAACCACCTTAAACATAtcccagaaagaaaaaaacaacaactttcaaTTAGTCCCAGAAAGTAATAAGCAAGCGAAAAACCAAACTGATTAAAGAGAATTCTgggttttaaataaataaatagatagtcGCAGGGACTTTGTAAAAATCTCACTATTTTAGTGAGTTATTGGTTTGATATTTGGAGAATTGTTCTAAGGACAAAATTGatttaagatatatttttatatgtttaattttatgttaatgaagaatttataattaattttaaatccaAAATTAATTCTAAGTTATAGCAACTTTGACTACATTaggttcaaaaaaattatattaaattttaatcctaatttaattttataataaaatatctaaacataaaacatatcactttaaaattaattttataaaattaaattcatttaaaatcaatttatcaaCACTCATCCACGCATATTTAATAAAAACGGAAAAGGATAACAGACGAAaaggaacaaaacaaaaacgGAGAAACGAAAACCCAGAAAGAAGAATTGGcgctatgaaagaaaaaaaattcccacCTTTTAGAAGAGTAGAAAGCGAAGAACACCGGTGTGATTGTAATGTTTGTGCTGTTTGGAGCACAAAATGGATGAAGAAATAGAATTTGAagggaaagaagaagagaaggaggGGCGTTATGttatgtgtttgtgtgtgtgtctgcGTAGAAGAACAGAACAACCTTGACTTCACCGAGAAGAAAGACAGAGACACGTCTTATGAACATCACCAAACgctatttattcatatttattacaACCGCTGCCTTTGCCTTTGCCAAGTCAACAAACTCAAAAGCCCGTTTCCAAAACGGCggatactctctctctctctttctcttttatccttcttttccttattCACGATTCTCCATTCTCCGTTACAAATAGTCCAGTCAATGAGAGAacaaataactttttaaaacttaaaaaaatacttctataaatataaatttatttttttagtttcttcattcagataaataaatattataataatagtttaaaatacatttaataagtttgtttacttttatataatattttaaaaatcatatactttttatatttatttaatgatataattttttatatatattagcaATGTATGcctattaattaaaatcataaaaaatacatcattgttcttttttttttatcattttctttcctaAAAAACAAGTACTATAAGAAACACGTAATTTACGTATTTAATTAATGTTCCAATTTGTAAATCTAGCTGTTGTCTGTCTGTGTCTGCCACtgtcaataatataatttttgtaacttttattccgtttagatataatttaaagaaaaattaaacactaagttttttttgttaataattaaactCTAAGTTAGTCTCAAACCCAAAGGTTTTGCACTTTTGCTTTACCATttcatatttatagttttataataaAGTAAGTGCATTCTGaacattaattttaagttatgtataaatttgttttatatatacgGGAGGGATCAGGCCTCATCAAAGGATATTTTGGATCTTATAATTTATCGTTTGCGAGAAGACAATCTACTGCAAGAATAATTAGATTGTGACTTAATATCATTAGAGTAGCCTGaaaattaatcaaatcaaacaaacaaacaaaatagaaaaatacatGAGCCACTACTGTCGATAATGTTTCTACTTTCTTTCAACTTTTTTCATAATCTTTTTCACATTAAAACATGGTTATCAGTTGATTAATTATTCGTTTTAGATCATAAAAGTGTAAAAACAAGAGACAAATGTGCACGAGAGACCCAAAAGCTGTAAGAACACACAGTCAATGATACATCAAGGTAATACACATGCGAAACAACAAATCAGAACTAAAATTTATCCAATAACAAAACAACCTCCGAAAATCACGTGAGGCGAGAAAGACGTATTACAAAATTAACACTACTCGTGAGGGATGAATGATGAATCTCAACATAAAAGGGCCAAAAACAagaacataaaattaatatgtcTTTACTCTCCAATTTGATCACTTCTTCACTCCTTCTCATAATGACTTAAGTATCAAAGTTTTCATGGGTGACTCTAGAATGAGTATGTCAATAAGCTATACTTTAagtgtattttaaaatagttatagtTATTTATTGTAACAAATTATGTAAGttgataaatgtaaaaaaaaatgtgatacttatataaagttgaaatttaaattaatgaaaaaaaagtaataaccGGCCAAATTGATTGTATCAAATTTATAGTTTGAGTATGGCATTTTGACTTTTaagtataaattaatatgattaaaattcaattttatattaattaaaatattatttatagttttCTGTTAtggttaaaatcataaaaattaaataaaaaaatattgcataaaaagaagataaaaaaatgatcttttttgtTGACATCAAGATTATAATCCAACCAAGAATCGAGCGAGACTCATTATacgaattatttattatttatgatgatttattatattttaaaaaaattctttaatttagtgacaaatatattacaaaaatcCTAACTTAATAATAGAATGAAAtacttgtttaaattatttaagacaataatataatattgtataatatataataaaacatgtaATGTAATAGAATAACAGAATGAGTTATAgaaaacatgtaatttttaaagaaacatgttatttatttgcccatctaaataatatatcttttctatttttatttttaatctaaaaaaaataatcttatttcttttctatcgttttcacttttaatataaaaaaaaaaaccttcccTACACAGAGATGCTTCATTTACCTAATACTATGAGTTAGTGCATTATTTATACTTCAACTTATCTGAAATCATAGtacgtaaaaaataattttaaactaattattataaaacttaatCAAGTTATTGTTatcaatttgtaattaaattaaatagtgaGTGTTTGGActatttcatcatttttttattaaacatgaaattatttatgtttttttagcaattaaaaagttttaaataattagttCACAAAAAAGGTGTTAAAAACAGTTTTGCGTAAACTAAATGCTATACACCAAAAATCGATAAAGATAGCATAGTGCTCGTATTGTACTGTTGTCAACTTTTAGAAGCCTTCGCTGGAATTGCatttgtgatgctggatttggCTGGCTTCTGAATTTATCTCCTTGGCACCTTTCTTAAAGATTCCAtcaagtttttctctcttttttttatttgggttATTCACCTAAAAATATAGAATTgtgttaattacaaaattaatttgtaaatcaCCTTTTATAAAGTTAAAGGTCAATTTCATAGTCAGAATGCCAGAAATATCATTTtgattttgtctttttatttgtttggataTATACGTGCGAATTGGGATCACAAAATGCCCATGTTTTAAAGAGCTACCCAGGAAACATCCAGGAGATGCAACTACAACAAAAGTTCAGTCAAAAATCAAATGTATAGGTCAAGTCAACCAATTTGTGCGTGTTTTTTATGGGAAAGTTCCAAATCATGGTtttggtattaaaaaaaatgtctatgATAAATATTATCTAAATCGCGATTTGAAGGTTCTTAACTGAAATCTAAACATACTCATTCTTTTACCTAATGTACTTTCTGGTTAAGTATAAATTCTTTACTGTTTGGAGCGTAGTTatgttaatgtttattttttaaaatggtagTACAAAAATTATGtactttatatgaaaaaatgtattaaaaactttaatttatcagtataactttttttgaacattgagaataaaaattacaagacAGTAAACTACAGCCTAACAAAGGAATTTAATTATGACTGAGTTTAGGAGGATAGTGCCATGCCCATGTATATTTTCATATTGGTCGTGCATTAGATCATTGTAAggccatttttatttttgtctcaaTGGGGAGACCTGAAAGCCTGGATCTAAATACAGTTTTATGCTGTGTTTGGACCCAAAAAATAGTATTATCCTCTGTTAGCATTTTGGACTAACGAAGGTTTATGAGCCAAGAGGCTTATACAAATTGGGCCCTCGTTTGGCTGCAGTAAAACTGATTTTGGTTGGACCTAGTTCGGTTGATAATGCATGTGCGTAGCAAAGGAAGTGACTAATACTTTATTTCTTCATAGGGTGTTTTTAGGTGAATCCGGATATTTCTCGAGACTCAAAGAataatcttttaatatattgaaatttatttaaggaACTTACTTTTTCCGACAGATATATTTTTAAGCACACAAGTTTGGGATTTGTTGTGCTAGTGATCATAGGAGATAGCTGAACACAAGTTCTAATTACATAGAGCGGTGGTTTGAAGGATGGTTTTCGGCCAAAATAAGCTTTGGAATCGAGAGAATGAAATTGATCTTCTCTGGGTAGTGTAGTAGTGCTAGTTCAGTTGGTTCTTTTATCCTACTCGAACTCCTTTTATACACGTTAACTTCAGCTTCTTCTCTTGAATTTGGATCATGATGTATCCGCTAATGACTGGACTTGGCTTTTAACATAACTACTTATTGTTGAAATTTTAGGAGatctatataaaatatcaataaccaTCAAGAACACATTACATTAGATTATTAGAAAGAGTTTTAGGAATACCTGGATCTATACtgattgatcaaacaaacgcAGCAAGATCTGAATCTGTAGGTGATTTCTGATCCATGTACTCTTCTTAGGATCTGTTACGGAACGGATAACCGATTAACAGCGTAACTAGTAACTTCATGGTTCTTCCTCAATCAAAACCTCTTTATTTCTTAATATGACATTTGTAActcttcagatggggagaaAAGAAATTATATGTGACGACTAGTATAGTAGGGACTATAGTCTTCTTATAGTCTATTAACTTAATAAGGTTTCCATTATTTCCTAATGGACCAACACTAACATCTGTTCATTTAAGTCCATATTCTCTAATGTAGTTGTCTAACggactcacttaatttgatcacataaaataaaactcactaaatgataaataactaatataattatcttat contains:
- the LOC114419912 gene encoding pto-interacting protein 1-like, with amino-acid sequence MGCFGFCKGDDSVTVADRGPFMQSTPTGNPSYHGRHAAVTAPRTINVQPIGVPSITVDELKPLTDNFGSKCFIGEGAYGKVYQATLKNGRAVVIKKLDSSNQPEQEFLSQVSIVSRLKHENVVELVNYCVDGPFRALAYEYAPKGSLHDILHGRKGVKGAQPGPVLSWAQRVKIAVGAARGLEYLHEKAEIHIIHRYIKSSNILLFDDDVAKIADFDLSNQAPDAAARLHSTRVLGTFGYHAPEYAMTGQLTSKSDVYSFGVILLELLTGRKPVDHTLPRGQQSLVTWATPKLSEDKVKQCVDVRLKGEYPSKSVAKMAAVAALCVQYEAEFRPNMSIIVKALQPLLNTRSSHSKESSNM